A window of the Leishmania infantum JPCM5 genome chromosome 18 genome harbors these coding sequences:
- a CDS encoding putative dynein-light chain-protein — MADHSSENSTAAETVNSDLDATRPGADAATLRGSSGADETSKNVTTSGQDVPEDQQGSTTAGVADGANGEAAVSAEKATAANTNNDGSGSQEDGEADEDEEEDDAGHWERVAASDVKNIILQVLSPYFDDDVGGGAAAGPGGDLAAIPSASGPSPPAIEEDRDGDDTAQRYDHFKAEEWVALVCDGIMERLVALGKPFKFVVHAMVMRKCGAGVHVCSSCYYAPMDGWLSHAHDLSAHLYAVVTVYWCAV, encoded by the coding sequence atgGCTGACCATAGCTCCGAGAACTCGACAGCGGCGGAGACCGTAAACAGTGATCTCGATGCCACGCGccccggcgccgacgccgccacgctcAGGGGCAGCTCCGGCGCTGACGAGACCTCCAAGAATGTGACGACAAGTGGGCAGGACGTGCCAGAAGACCAACAAGGATCGACCACTGCAGGCGTGGCAGACGGTGCGAatggcgaggcagcggtgagCGCCGAAAAGGCAACGGCCGCCAACACCAacaacgacggcagcggcagccaagAAGATGGCGAAGCGGACGAGgatgaggaagaggacgacGCCGGGCACTGGGAGCGCGTTGCGGCGAGCGATGTCAAGAACATCATCTTGCAAGTGTTGAGCCCATACTTtgacgacgacgtcggcggtggcgccgctgcaggcccTGGTGGTGATTTGGCCGCTATACCGTCTGCGTCGGgcccttcgccgccggcaaTCGAAGAAGACCGCGACGGTGACGACACGGCGCAACGCTACGATCATTTCAAAGCCGAGGAGTGGGTGGCGCTGGTGTGCGACGGCATCATGGAGCGCCTGGTCGCCCTTGGAAAACCGTTCAAGTTTGTCGTGCACGCGATGGTGATGCGCAAGTGCGGGGCaggtgtgcacgtgtgctctAGCTGCTATTATGCCCCTATGGATGGTTGGCTGAGCCACGCCCACGACCTCTCTGCACACCTCTACGCGGTtgtgacggtgtactggtgcGCAGTGTAG
- a CDS encoding putative elongation factor Tu: MFRSCVHRLAPKAKEAFVRGKPHLIIGTIGHVDHGKTTLTSAITTVLAKRGQAQALDYFAIDKSPEEKSRKITINATHVEYESEKRHYGHIDCPGHMDFVKNMITGAAQMDGGIIVVAATDGVMPQTREHLLICSQIGLPALVGFINKVDMTDEDTCDLVDMELREQLEKYKFPAEETPIVRGSALKAVEGDAKYEENILELVRKCDEWIPDPPRNTDKPFLMAIEHVYEIGKDKKSVVVTGRVDQGVLKLNTDAELAGFSSKKSTVRVTGIEMYHKTLSECMPGDSVGVSIVGTGDTTSLSKGNVERGMVMAATGSTNLYNKVKAQVYVLTKDEGGRHTGFSPHYRPQLFFHCADVTADMSFPEAEKHREELNKKFGRGPEEDKKKEAAMKEFESKLVCMPGDNRELILTLAYPMPIEKGLKFTIREGKITVGWGAVVETMGLDTKVNIEGKRIGAKPVTGKKKK; this comes from the coding sequence ATGTTTCGCTCGTGTGTGCATCGCCTTGCCCccaaggcgaaggaggcgttTGTTCGCGGTAAGCCGCATCTCATCATCGGCACCATCGGTCACGTCGACCACGGCAAGACGACGCTGACGTCGGCCATCACGACGGTTCTCGCGAAGCGCGGtcaggcgcaggcgctggacTACTTCGCCATCGACAAGTCCCCGGAGGAGAAGAGCCGCAAAATCACCATCAATGCCACGCACGTCGAGTACGAGTCGGAGAAACGCCACTACGGACACATCGACTGCCCCGGTCACATGGACTTTGTGAAGAACATGATCACCGGAGCTGCGCAGATGGACGGTGGCATCAttgtggtggcggccaccGACGGCGTCATGCCGCAGACACGCGAGCACCTCCTGATCTGCTCGCAGATCGGGCTTCCGGCGCTCGTAGGGTTCATCAACAAGGTGGACATGACGGACGAGGACACGTGCGACCTGGTGGACatggagctgcgcgagcagctggagaaATACAAGTTTCCGGCGGAGGAGACGCCAATCGTGCGCGGCTCAGCCCTCAAAGCCGTCGAGGGCGATGCGAAGTACGAGGAGAACATTCTCGAACTGGTGCGGAAGTGTGACGAGTGGATCCCTGACCCGCCGCGCAACACAGACAAGCCTTTCCTTATGGCCATCGAGCACGTTTACGAGATCGGCAAGGACAAGAAGAGCGTTGTCGTGACCGGCCGCGTCGATCAGGGCGTTCTGAAGCTCAACACAGACGCCGAGCTGGCCGGCTTCAGCTCCAAGAAGTCGACGGTGAGGGTGACGGGCATCGAGATGTACCACAAGACGCTGAGCGAGTGCATGCCTGGTGACTCCGTCGGCGTCAGCATTGTCGGCACCGGCGACACGACCAGTCTATCCAAGGGCAACGTGGAACGCGGCatggtgatggcggcgacgggtAGCACGAACCTGTACAACAAGGTGAAGGCGCAGGTGTACGTGCTGACGAAGGATGAGGGCGGCCGCCACACTGGCTTTAGTCCTCACTACCGCCCGCAGCTCTTCTTCCATTGTGCTGACGTGACGGCGGACATGAGCTTCccggaggcggagaagcacCGCGAAGAGCTCAACAAGAAATTCGGCCGCGGCCCCGAGGAGGACAAGAAGAAAGAGGCAGCGATGAAGGAGTTCGAGAGCAAGCTCGTCTGCATGCCGGGCGATAACCGCGAGCTGATCCTGACGCTGGCGTACCCGATGCCCATTGAAAAGGGTCTGAAGTTCACCATCCGTGAGGGCAAGATCACTGTCGGCTGGGGCGCCGTGGTGGAGACAATGGGCCTCGACACGAAGGTGAACATTGAAGGCAAGCGCATCGGCGCGAAGCCGGTGACTGGCAAGAAGAAGAAGTAG